A region of the Leptospiraceae bacterium genome:
TGCGGTAGCACCTTTTGAGTTTCAAAATCATGTCTCCAAGCCGACCAGCTACTAGCAAGTCCCGTGACTGAATGTAGGGCGCAAAACTTGCATTATTCTCTTGCAAGTTTTGGCGGCCGGAATAAGCACTGAACTTTTACATGAAGTCAACAAATATACTACAAAATTTCTCTTACACAACTAAGCCGGCTTGGAGCAAGGAGGTGAACAGCATCGAGACTGATTCACCTCCGCAGTGAATCGCAGTTGACCGAAGGGGATTCATGTGTATAAGAAAGTTGCCGATTGAGTTTAACTGAAACTCATTACAAGAAATACACAATTTTAACTTTAGAACTCGGTCTTATTTCAAACGGTAATTCATTTTGTTCCAATTTTGGAACTATATTTTTTCGTTTCTTGCTAAACAAAGGTTTTAAAAATTTGTATTTACTTCTATTTTCTTATATTCATACATTGTCTTGCAAACCCAACTAAATCTTTCCTAATTTGCGATTCAGATGTTGGTGCTGCAATTTTTGGGTTCTTTTTAATAAACAACTAATTTCATGAGAATAACAGGAATGTCCTTCTTATCTGTAATAATAAAATCAACTTTTGCCAAATCTTTTCCTTGGCTATTTTGGATAGTAGTTATAAAATTTCTTCTTGAAGCAGCAAATGCTTGTGTTTCATATTCAGAAATACTATTTAACCCTTCATTTAATAATGGAGTTCAACATTTAAATGCAATATTTTAACATCCTTTTATGAATATTTGTCTTTATGGTAGTCTTTATTATTTTCATAACAATCTTTCCTTCCGGTCCTAATAAAATTTTTTCTACACTGTCTCCAAGTTTGCATTTTTGTGATCATGATCAGTACTTAACTGACCATTGATTACTGCAAGCGCTCTATCTAAATCATTTTCATTTCTTGGTGTAGCTGGTGATGCATTGTCTGCCCACTTAAAACAAAAATCTTTCGTAAACCCCATGAATTGTCTGAGTTTGTAGATGTCCCAGGATAACATATTGTTCGATAGTCCATTTTTTTAAGTTTTCAATGAAAAGATTAAATTCAAAAAATCTGAATTTATATTTTTGTTAAAGATAGTAACTTAGAAGATCAACGGGCGGAAACTTAAAGTAATTTTTAAAAGAGAAAAAGATTACAGATAATTTATTATTCATTTGTTTTTTGAAAATCAGAAATAGTAAACTATTCTCCTTTTTGTAGTCAAATCATCTTCCATTCATCTTTTTTTCTAAACTCTAATTTTTAATGCTCTAAATGTCTTTGTTTTTAGGATAAGGGAGTCACTTAGTTTAGTATTATATAAAGGAAAATAATTTTTGGAATAAGTAACATACTACTATTTTAACCTTTCCAATGTCTTTATCTCCTGTCAAGCTCAATACATTCGGTCTCCAATGAGTTCTTTCTTTTTATCTTTTTGATTCGATACAATAACATCGTTTACTACCTAAAAAAGAAAAGTCTCCCTCTTCAAACTTCATCGTAACTTTATCCAGCATTGTGATCTCGTCTCTACGATTTCTCTACTTACTTTTTGAGAGCTATAATATAGTAACAGTAAACAACGGTTTCTTTAATAAATCCTTTGGAAATTTTTCTGGGGTTAATACTACTTGTCCTCATTCAGATTCTTTTTAACCTCTACTTCTTTGATTACGCTTGGATTTCATTATTTTCAGTACACCTACTACTAAATTATAAAACTGTCTTTAAAATACAGGTGGAAGCACTATTTGAGTTAATACAGCAGCTAGGCATTCATCCTGTTTACACGCTCCCAACCTTTCCTTACTTTTTGTATTTATTTTCAGAAAATAGTAATGAAAAGTTGGCAGTTCCTTTCTAAATTTTATAATTTTAAATTTATCCCAGATCCTTCTTCTTTTTGGCTAATAGGCCGTCTTCCATTATTAATATAGCTAAAGTCTTCGCTTTTTGCAATTTCTTGCTCATAACGCTAAACTCTGCACTTTCTCTTTTACAAATTCGGTTTAAAACAGTTTACGAAGAGTAATAATATTAGTGTATATTTTTCATAAGAGGCAATCCTTTTTTTGGTGTTTTCTAAAAGTATTTAACGGAAAATGCATAACTAACATTGGTTGAATATTACTTATGCTGTCCATAGTAATTTCAGTGGATATGTAAAAAAATAAGAGGATAACCGAAGTAAAATAGCGGGTAGGCTGAAAAACAAAAAAACACTATACAGATGTATATATATTAAAAATATTGGAGGATATGGATTTAGTGGAAGAGATAAAGAAAAAGTATGCAAGTTTGGAAACGAAATTTATTTCCAATGCGAGGATTGAGGAGTTTTTGAATGAGAGGAAGGCGTTTATAGACGAGGAAAATTTTCAGAAATTGAAGGAATATTTTTTGGTAGAGAGGAGGTTGTTTCGAAGTGTTTTTAAGATTTGGGAAAAGGAGAATGAATTACTTCTAAAAAATAGGAAGGGGATGGTGGCTGCGGTGGTGGGATTTTTGTTGGAGGCGGAGATGAAGGAGTTACTTTTGATTAGGCGCTACTCGAGAAAGACAGTGAAGAGTTATATCGGTTCAGTGCGAATTACAAATTTGTGGTTACAGAAAAATTTATCCATGAATATAGAGGACGCAAAAGAGGAGGATTTGAAGGATTATTTTTTGTATCTAACGAATACGAAAAAAGTTTCTGTTTCTTCGATACGGATGCGGAGATTTGCGATAGAGTTTTATTTTCAGGAAATTCTAATGAAGGAACTTAGGCTTAGTTTTGCGTATAATTTAAAGAAGCCAAATTCTTTGCCTACAATATTTACCAAACAGGAAGTTGTGCGAATTTTAAATTCGTCTAGGAATTTAAAACACAAGATGATACTATCACTTTTGTATTCTTCCGGATTACGGCTAAGTGAAGTTATCCACTTAAAAGTAAAGGATATAGATACGAAAGAAAGAACAGTTCGTGTTCGAATGGGAAAGGGGAATTCGGATAGGATAACGG
Encoded here:
- a CDS encoding tyrosine-type recombinase/integrase → MDLVEEIKKKYASLETKFISNARIEEFLNERKAFIDEENFQKLKEYFLVERRLFRSVFKIWEKENELLLKNRKGMVAAVVGFLLEAEMKELLLIRRYSRKTVKSYIGSVRITNLWLQKNLSMNIEDAKEEDLKDYFLYLTNTKKVSVSSIRMRRFAIEFYFQEILMKELRLSFAYNLKKPNSLPTIFTKQEVVRILNSSRNLKHKMILSLLYSSGLRLSEVIHLKVKDIDTKERTVRVRMGKGNSDRITVLSEKILSDLKIFIENRKPENILFPSNQSKEIGKESYLSTRTVEHVFASALKKSGVRKHGTPHDFRHSFATHLLETGTDIHFIQKLLGHKNVSTTTIYTKLANPKIAGVRSPL